The sequence AAGATCACACTTGCTTAATCTCAAAGcttaaaaaaacaaatgaactaCATATTGATATGCTAGCACTTACGCCATCGTAGGTAAAATGGACTCCGTTCTCTTTTTCCCATGCGGTAGTCTTTGAAGCCAATGTCTCCACCATTGCTATTCCAACGAACAAAGAAATGTCAAAGTttgatatatgcatatatatttcAAAGTAATTAGACTCCCAACAAATTTCAGACCATACCAGGAAGTTTGTTGACCAGAACCCGAGCTTTTTCGGCACGTTTCAGAATTAGATGGGCACCTCTCACAGCACTATAGCGATTGTCATCCTACAAAAAAACGGGAGCCATTCTAAGAAACTGCTCAATAGAACTCAAGAAGTAATCAATAAGAAATTGTGTACGAGTCTAACCCTATTATACTCCTCAAGCCAGCTCTCCTCATCGCATGCAGCCATCCACTTCTCAACCTTTTCAAGTATGTCTTTTCTGTTTAGAGCCTCTTCTCTGACTTTAGATATCTGAAGCTCAATTTGTTCAAGCACACAAGAGGCATCAACGGCTCCTGTCATCAATcaggaaaaaaaacaaacagaAAATGAGAATGAAGAATTGAAAGAAATTATTGATAGTTTAAGACATATAGTTACCAGATTCAACAGCTTCTATAGCCAAATCAACTGGACTATCTGATTCTGGAATTAAATGTGTTTTCCTACAAATATCTTCAAGCTCTCCCTTCTTTTTGAAGACGAGCTCCTTCATTTTGCTTACTTTCAGCTCCTCCAACCGAGAAACTTCAGCCTTGACCTGACAGATAAATGTTTTGTGCATTTTAGAACCAGTTTGCATGTTTGAATATTCAAACTTTCAAACTCAAGCAAGATTTAACACATAATCTAAACGGACATATCTCTAAAACAAAAATCATTGACTCACATAATTAATAAAGTCGGCAGAAAGCATGCCAGGCTCTGTTATTTCATCTTCTGAAGCAGCTATGTTACAGGTAACTTTCTGAAAAACCTGTTGCTCTTCTATTGGTGTATCCATCAAGTTCCAAAGCTCCAGTAATGAAGATGCTAGATCTTGTAACTGAATAGCATTTTGCAGTTAACAACTCGCTCTAACTTAAAGGGGAATGGTACTAAAGAAAATCCTAGTAGATCAGGCTATACCTGCTGCATTCTCTGTACTTTAACCTCCTGCATTCTTTGTATAGCGATCCTCAATTGGTCAATGGTACCATTACTGATGTCTTTTGAACCTTCAGGTTCCCCTAGATTTGGATGAATCTCACTGACCGTTTGCTTAAAATCCAAACCAAGGACTGAGCAGCCCAAGTACAAATAATTCAGGTGCTCATGAACATGCTTCAGACGTTCACACTGCAAGCAAACCAGGGTGTCACAGAACCATGAgaagataaatataaatatatgattttCATATCTGAGAAATCCAAACCAAGCACTGAGTAGCTAGAGTAAATAAGATTTAGGTGTTCTAGAACCTGCTTCAGACATTCTCATTGCATCCGGGGAGAATGTCAAAGAAACGTGAAAAAATCATTCAAAATATATGATAGTTTTACAAGTCTACCTTTTCATTTTGGAGAGCCTGCAGTTCAATGTGCAATTCTTCAAGCTTTCTCAAAGACAAATCAGTTTCATTCACTGCCGCATCCTTCGAAGCATAACCTCCACCATATATTTCATTCTTAATACTCTGTATCTCACCATTCACCTCTATAAACTGGCTTTTCCTGTCAGATTTCCTCTTTCTCATCTCTTCTATCTGTGGAAGGATTGCTCTGAGCTCAGCCTTCAAGCTTCCAGTGCTTTGATCAGACTACATGAAGAAAGATCATCCATTAAGGTCAAATTGAAATCATATTTGGCCCCCATTGGTCTTATGAGTTTTCAGCATTATAAGTCCTCCCTATCACAACATAGTTGCTGCAAATGTAATAAGCTTTTGAGCCAATAAAGGACTTCCAGTTCTTAAAACTTTCATATGGATTAAACAATTATCACCAGTGAACACTGATTATACTTGTATGCATGATCAAGTTTGAGTTGGCACATTAAATAAGAAACACAGCACTATTTATATAGTAATAGAAAACAAACACGTCTATAGCTTACCTGTCTTATGTGTACTGGAGGCTCACCTATTGAAGAGCAGATGGCAGCAAGCTCGGCCTCAGCATCAGCAATTGCTTGCCTCAGTTGAGCCCTACACTTGTTTGCCTGATCTACTTTTCTCCTGTACACCTCTAAACATTCTCGTTCGAGCTCAAGCAACATTCTGTCTTTTTCAGCATCAGATTCCCCAACCTCGTCCCATATTATCTGACAGTTATAAGGAAGATGGCATATGAACGTCAATAACAATTCATTTCTGCGAACAAGAAAATAATAGGGCAAAGAATAgagggaaaaagaagtggacaAAAACTGTAATCAGTTAGTACCATAAGTTTATCTACCTGCAATTCATTTAGAAGAGTACCGCATGTTGTTTCCATTAGTGTAAGCATCTTGTTTTCACCTGCTGACATTTTAATCGAACAACACCTGCAGATAGTAGCCAACCAATAAAACACTAGCAAAATGAAATTATTCTACTTCACTATTCCATTTGAGTAGTTAACTCCAACGCAGCTAACACATAGCAAAAGGAAAGAGAATAATTCAGTTAAGGATACACAGCGGTTCTGACAAACTATAAACAAACTTCTCCTGCTACCaaatttcaaatcaaatactTATTTTATGCCAATGTTTATGAAACGATTGAGCTATCAATCTAGGATTCTCATGCCTCCAATATCGACGTTCATTACGAGTGATAACAAAGTGGAGTAGCATATAATTAACCAAGCAACAGTTTTCCGAAATGAACTGACCAGCTCAGTTCATCATAACACCTCAGAAACTAAGTTCATCCAAAGAACAACAAATTCCACCACCAAATTTTAGTTAAGCAAGCAACAGAAGCATAAAAAGGAGATGTAAAGAAGTTTAAGTTAGATCTGAGAGCGTACCTAAAAAATTAGCCCAAAATCGATTGAGATTTTTTTCTATCGCAACAATTCAGCAACACTGGTGAAGATTCTAGGACTTTATCTTGAGAAGATGGAGAGGAGTTTCAAATTCTGGGAGTGAAgagttttagagagagaaaatgtagAATTGGGTGTCTTTGAAAAATTCGACCGTTGAATGTGTGAGGAAATGATAAGAGGGATTTTAAATCATGCTGAGGGGGCGAGGACAGAGCACAAAGTTTTCAAATTTCGAAATTAAGGAAAGACAAAACAATTGATGTGaattaaatactactccctatCGGGCATTGAATTATCGTCTGTGACCAATGGTAAGTGACAGGTGGGTTCATCATGCGACACGTGTTGAACCTGCGTGTGATCCGACAATCGGGCTCGCCGTTGTCCAACGAACGTTTGTTGTCAAATAAAACCTCAAAGCAAATTTGATAATTATTTAGGAGTATTAATCTAGTTATGTTTTTAGTATTTGGTCAATTTATAAATTCGATGAAAATTGAACGAAAGAGTACTTTAGGTAAATGTTAAATTCTAAACAAAATAGGAATTAACTAGATTAATTGTTTAGATTTTGtattagtattaattaaaatttgattaagTCGCTTAGTTTTGACCAAATTTATGATTTTCCTAAAACTGGAGTTAATTGTCAAAATATGACTAAATTAAGTGGgctaaaaataacaaatttagGCAAAGATTTAGATGTCAAAACCACATCAAGTTTCAAATAGTTTCttagagcacccgcaacgcTCCTACTCGAGCGcttactcgagtagagcgttgcactcAAGTAAGGCGTTGCGAGGAGGGCTTACTCGAGGCTTGCTCGAGTCTTCGAGTATACACGAGCGAGAGAGAAAATTGGCGAGTGCTTTGCACGCgcctgaattaaaaaaaaatgaaaatttcgaattttgaaaaaaaattggctgtaatttttaggatttttaatttaatggagtttttaattattagaaaaatgtgttatttaaatttgagtaaaattaatttaaatgaaaagcataaaaattaaaactaaaaaaatcaagtaggctatcaagtaaccccaatgcagcactacttactcaatgtggtcccccactatcaagtaggctatcaagtaagcccattgtggatgctcttagaggCGTTTACTTATAAGGATGAGTTATTTGTCTATTTAGAATATTCCAATgtttttgattatttctatcatttaaactagttttgcttgatttattttctattgaagGTGTCAGATAGAgaaattttactcttaaaaataaaaatactcaatcatgcaaaataaacaTCCCCTCAGTGTTTTTAAGAAaccataattaaataaaatagttaatGGGTCAATCTATTCATTCACACTAAGTAAAAGAAATAATATTCATGAATAGGGGTGTAAATTCGGGTTGCGGGTATCAggtataccctcacccgccCGATACCTGcgccgcgcgggtatcgggtacccgataacCGTAAAATCAAGGAAGATGGTCGAGTGCGGGTATTATTTTCCCAAAAATTGCAGGTATCGGGTACCCTCGGGGTACCCacatgtaatttttaattaaataaataatttttataattattaattaatttttaggaAATATGAAAATAACTCCCTAAGCCCTAGTCAATTCACTACTCACTACAAAGAGACAGTCGGGATTCGGGAATTAAACGGGACTTTTGTTGAAAATATTCGCGGGTAAAGAGGGTACACGCACATTGTGGGACAAGAATACCCTTCGACgggacaaaatacccttcaGCGGGACAAAAAAATcgcaaaattaaaaacaatcaagaACTTGCAGGaaatgagggtaccctcatacccgctgcgggtattcgggtacccgtaGCATGTAGGCGAGACAGGTGAGGGTGGGGGTTTCGGATGATTTTGTCCCGCTGGTACCCGCattttgcggg comes from Salvia miltiorrhiza cultivar Shanhuang (shh) chromosome 3, IMPLAD_Smil_shh, whole genome shotgun sequence and encodes:
- the LOC131014443 gene encoding 65-kDa microtubule-associated protein 3, which codes for MSAGENKMLTLMETTCGTLLNELQIIWDEVGESDAEKDRMLLELERECLEVYRRKVDQANKCRAQLRQAIADAEAELAAICSSIGEPPVHIRQSDQSTGSLKAELRAILPQIEEMRKRKSDRKSQFIEVNGEIQSIKNEIYGGGYASKDAAVNETDLSLRKLEELHIELQALQNEKCERLKHVHEHLNYLYLGCSVLGLDFKQTVSEIHPNLGEPEGSKDISNGTIDQLRIAIQRMQEVKVQRMQQLQDLASSLLELWNLMDTPIEEQQVFQKVTCNIAASEDEITEPGMLSADFINYVKAEVSRLEELKVSKMKELVFKKKGELEDICRKTHLIPESDSPVDLAIEAVESGAVDASCVLEQIELQISKVREEALNRKDILEKVEKWMAACDEESWLEEYNRDDNRYSAVRGAHLILKRAEKARVLVNKLPAMVETLASKTTAWEKENGVHFTYDGVRLLSMLEDYMTLRQEKELERKRQRDQKKLQGQLLTEQEALYGSKPSPMKNQSAKKGPRLSCGGAATGRRLSLGGNMLQTPKPDMPPPAKATPVTRNAKKSERITHDSLKDDGFQTLSSGRRGLDLAGLPVNKHSLNLLNGRETESPMTRKPFSPLSSTDSSRSNATNILGDLNWKHNEMLPKMLTSNNSTPFSTPQKMISAAEVENRIPQGMATPVPSTPSTLPIPMHLAITPMQKPVTSAALQMAITPAKSVDEEIEYSFEEKRAGFVLPRSHLVNLMQV